AACACAAACACATAGAGAAAAAACTAGTTACATGCGAGCTTGTATTGGGTCCAGTATGTACGttatgttcaacaagcaaaTTGGCAAGAGGCTAGAATGACCTAAATACAGATGCCCTGTTTGTTTAGGAGTTGTTAGCtgatagctggtttgactagctgttagcggttagttgtttgcattagctgatttgactagCTAGTTGAATTAGatgtttgtgtaaaagtgtttggtaaattagctgatagttgttagctgtttaatatgtaaaataaccattaagaacattgacatactttgtttcttattaatattagacaaatagtttattgtgttaatttttttctctttatatttttctcataaacattgactaaataaaataaatttatttaaattttttaataatatatattttataaatagagaaatattactaatgatattttatgcatgattgcaatatacttcaattgcttcaaagtacaaatataaaatttattacaactaaaaacgaatctagtaaataggtgaaatgaaaaagaaagtgtaagtaatgtttttaggagaaacatatgtagggtaccaaggttgatagtggttgtaattataggcaatagtaggacaaaatagtcattttcatccactttctcaaacctctaattgcaaaaagTTCTTATATTgaactttttcaaaattagctttttcaccccaaaactctcttccaatcctctcctaaccaaacactctCAATTAGCTTTGTCTAAAGGTCATACCTCTAATTCACCCCAAAAAGCTATTTTTCCctcaaacctctcctaaccaaacacccccagACCCATTTTAACTTAAAAATTAGAAGGGCTTTGCTGGCCATAAACATTTCTACAGCcacctcttttcttttctcttcttttctttttcttttttttcttcttcttctgggCATGGAGTGTAAGAGTAGGTTGAAAGAAATTTGGCAAACAACAAATAAGTCATGTCACGTCTTGGAGACGAAGACACAAATCCTCTAACAAAAAACCTAAACAGTTAATTAAGCAAATTGAAAAAGTCAAATCCAACCCAACATGCTTTATAGACAAGGTACTTGAATCTCACCAGTGTATACAAAAGCGCAAAGCGCACTAAAGCGATATGAGTCCTAAAGCTTAAGCGCAAGCGCAAGGCGCGCGCTTCATCGAAGTGAAACGCACTTTTTAAGAATTAAAGGTTTTTTACTATTATGCATATATATCTTactaaaatatataaacatcGGATTTGCTTCCAAATATAAATTACCctttattttgacaaaaataaagcATATAACATAGTGTTTATCCAAAAGCTAGGGTCGGACGAAGTGACTgttgtcttcttcttttcttctttttccttttcttttggacTCTTGGTCTACTTTCTATTGTTAAGGATTAATAGGGAGTGGTCCAAAACACAATAAAAACATATAAAAAAAGCTTTCAACATAacgtaataaaaaaaaatagaatttcAACGCTTCGCGGGCTTCATGCGCTTAAGCGCGCTTAATCACAAGAGTTTCGCTCAGACCTAATTAAGCGCTTTGCCCTAGAGCTTCGAGCTTAAGCGCATAAAGCGCGCTTTTTTCAACACTGAATCTCACATATCCCGTTCAGCCCATTATTGTTTTCAATTATATTTTTGAATCAAAAGTTATCATTTGGCAATCTCCCATTTAAGTACTTAGGTCTTCCTATGACTGCTCAGAAACTCATTGGGGTGGAATGTGATCTGCTAGTAAACAAGATTGTGCAAGCATCAGGGTCTGGAGTAGTAGACATTTGTCCTTTGCAGGCCTGTAACAACTTGTCAACTCTGTGCTAATGATCATAAGTGTTTATTGGAATCAAATCTTTCTTTTACCAAGTCAGTCAGTCTGTAAAAAGATCGCTGCAGTTTGTAAACACTTCTTATGGCATGGTACCTATGATTGACACAATGGTAGGCTTGGGATGAAGTCTGACAATGTCTGTCATACAAAGAACCGGAGAGGACTTGGAGTAAGGAATCTGCTAATGTGGAACCAAGCATCAATTGGCAAACATGTTTAGGCAATCGCAAAGAAGGTTTACGGGTTAAATGGGTTTGTACCATTTATATCAACGATAAAGAGTGGGGGTCCTATGTGCCTGCCTCCACCACAATCAGGTATTGAAATGTATTTGCAAACTGAGAGACAGTTTGATGGCAAGATAAGTAGCAGCATCACAGCAAGATCCTACAGCATCAAATCAGTCTAGAAGGATCTAAGTGGGCCAGAAGAAAAAGTCGTATGGAATAGATATTCACTCCCTAAGCATGTGCACTCTATGGTTGGCTAAAATAATGCAGATTGCACACTAGAGATGGGCTTTAGAAAAATGGTCATTATGAGCAATAATAGTTGCTGCATTTGTGACAGCAAAGAGGAAAGCCACCAGTTGCCATCTGCTACTGTGGAACCAAGCATCAGTTGGCAAGCATTTTTGGGCAATAGCAAGAAGGAATGCGGGTTAAATAGGTTTATACCATTTATATCAAAGATAAAGAGTGGGGTCCTATGTGCCTCCCTCCACCATAATCAGGTATTGAAACGTATATGCAAAGTGAAAGACAGTTTGATGGCAAGAATaagcagcagcagcacagcAAGATCCTACAGCATCAATCAGTCATTAAGGAACTAAGTGGGCCTGAACAAAAAGTCGTATGGAATAGACACTCACTTCCTAAGCATGGATTCACTCTATGGTTGGCTCACAATATGCAGATTGCACACTAGAGATAGGCTTCAAAAAAATGGGCATTATAAGCAATAATAGTTGCTGCATTTGTGACAGCAAAGAGGAAAGCCACCAGCACTTTCTTTTTGAGCACATTTATTGCCGATTGCTTGGTCAGAATCAAGCGATGGCTAGATCACACAATTTAGTAGCTTGTTTGAGCTCAACACATTTTTTAACTCTTTGAACTTTGGCTTGTTCGAAATCTAAACCTGTCACGATTTAGCTTTATCCCCTTGACCAACACAGGGACACAGCGATATCCCTAAATGAGCCCTTGAAAAGGACTACTTAAGGACAAAAGAGGAAATCATTGTTTCTTTGGTTATAGGGTTTCTCCTAATTTCTCGATTTGGATTATAACAGCACACAAAAAAATACATATGGAGGCATTAAGGGTCAGTTTGTTTCAACTTATattaacttattttgacttattcaGAAAAAATaggtttagataagttcagcaaaaataagttataACCTTGATGCCTAAAGTCAAGAATGCAGATATGGTTAGTGATTTGAAGCCTATTTCATGCTGTAATGTGCTTTATAATGTATCACTAAGGTTTTATTAATAGACTTGTCTAACCTTATTTGGTTGTTGAGAACCAGGGAGCTTTTGTTCATGGGAGATTCATCGCTCATAACATAATGGTTTGTCGTGATCACAGGCATTACAACAGAAAAAATAATGGGGCGTGCTGTTTTTTTAAGCTAGACTTTAAAAAGGCCTATGATACCTTAGAGTGGGAGTTTCTAAAAGAAATGCTGCAAGGCTTGGGTTTTACCCCTCGGTTTATCAGCATGGTTATGGAATGTGTTACTACCCCAAAATTTTCTTTGATGTTGAATGGCTCCATGCATGGCTTCTTTGACTCTCGGAGAGTCGGAGGGGTTTGAGACAAGGAGACCCATTATCTCCTCTATTATTTGGGCTAGCAATAGAAAATCTTTCTAGGATTCTGAAGAAAGTTGGGGATAGGCCTAATTATAAACTTTATCCTAGGTGTTCTGGTTTGAAACTTAACCATATGAGTTTTACTGATGACATTATAGTCTTGTGTCGAGGAGAGTATAAATCTATTTGCCTGGTTCTAAGATCTTTCAAGTTGTTCTCGGCTACCTCAGGGCTGCAAGTAAGTCCTCCAAATCAGTGATGTATGTTAGTGGAATGAAAGAGGAGGTGGTGCAAAAGGTGCTGCAAGTTCTTCGTGAGAGGTTCTCTACCCTTCAACTACACACAGGAATCCCTATTTGTTCTAAACGGATTTCTGCAGCTGATTTTGAGCAAATTGTAGACAAGATGGTAGCAAGGCTGAGAACATGGGGATCCAGAAATTTTTCTTTTGCTGGAAGGCTGCAATTGATAAACTCGGTGCCATTAGCACCCATGTTTTATTGTGAACAAATTATGGTGTTGCCTAAGTTTATTCTAAAAGAGATCAACAAGGTCTGTAGGAGCTTCCTTTGGCATGGTAATAACAGTACAGCCCCTGGTGCTGTTGATTGGGAAAACGTGATGTTTCCTAAGAGTGCAGGGGGTCTCGGCGTTTGTGATATTGTTAAATAGAACAAAGCTGCTATGGGAAAACAAGTTTGGGCATTGGCTACAAAACATGATAACTTGTGGGTTAAATGGATTCACTCTTTCTATTTACACTAACAAGATTGGTGGAACTACAGGCCGACTGTAGTTGATAATGGAAAAGGGTATGTGAAGTCAAGGACATGCTGAAGACTACAGCCACTGAAGGACAACTGTAAAGTCAAGCTAGGTTCTCAATTAAGAACATTTATGCTTTGTTGAGAGGTGATTCAGTGAAAGTAAATTGGGCAACATCTGTTTGGAACAGATTCAGTATTCAAAGGCACAAGTTTATCATTTGGGTAGCAACGAGACAAAGactgaaaacaaaagaaaggttAGCAAGATTGGCGTGATTGGGGACAATTTTTGTGTTATTTGCGGTCAGATGGTAGAATCCCATGATCACTTATTGTTTGTCAGTTTAGCTCTCAATGCATAAAAGGCACTTAAAGATTGGTTAAACATAGCTGGAAAATGGTCTTCTTTATCTGATGCTTTTAGATGGGTTCACAGAAGGAAGGCGAGCAAATTTCGTAAAGGAGTTTGGCTAGCTTCTACTGCTGCTGTCGTACACAGTTTGGAAGACAAAAAATGAGGCTTTATGGAGTCAACGGGTTATGACTGTGCAGGCCGCAGTGCAGAAAATCAAAGGGGACATCAAAGGTAGAATAGCTCACATTATACCTCGGACGACCTCTAATATTGATAAAGATTGGTTTACAtacttgtaattttttttacagtTGATAGTGTGTTGTATAGCGTTCTTTTTAGGCTTGTTTAGCCTAGTTGGTACTCTTCTTCACGGTAGGGATTTTGCTACTTGTTGCATATGTTGTAAAGAGTCCTCTTGAGGTGAATTAATATACTTACAAGCGTAATTaccaagaaaaggaaaaaaaacttatattaacttattttgacttaattcagaaaaaataggttcagataagttcagaaaaaataagtttgttttcaaaaaatttaACACATAATAAGTTTCTTCAGAAAAAATTAGTTCAcgtaaaataagtttagattaGTTCTAGCACGGAAACGGGTACGGGGACAAATACCGGGACGGGTACGGAAACGGGAAACgacaaaatcaaaatttccaAAAACGGGTACAGCAAGCATACAACTAAAATagtccaaaaaaaattaaacaaaaacaattcacCCACAAGAATATCAAAAGCATGGAAAATAGGGAATTATAGGTtaatgtatttttttatttttttcaacaGGCGATTATATGTTAATTAGGCCAACGCCTTAAAGAGTTGGTTACAAACCATAGGCGAGAAATAAATTACAACCATTTTAATCCACACAACAACATAAAGCAGTAGCAGTAAGGCACAGTCGCACAGAGATGGAAGTAAGGCACAAAGATGGCAGTAACAGTAGTAGGGCACAAGCAAGAAACAAAGATGACAGTAGCAGTAGCTAGAAACAATAACATACAACAGCAACTTAATTCAATCCTCAACCAACAGAGAAATTATTCCCCCTTTTTCTTAACGGGTACTTATATTTCTAGGCTGAAACGTCCCCAAAACGTACCCGGCTCAACTGATGAGCCGTTGACCGTACCGATATCAGTTGACCGTACCCAATTTTTTGAGACAAATTTGACACGTTTCCTTGAGGTACCCGTACAGTACCCGTACCCAAGAGGTACCCGGTACGGATACCTCTGGAAATAAAAGTACCCGTGCATTAGAGGATTTTAGTCAAAATCAGGTTAATTTCAACTATACATCTTATTTAGTATGAAACTGAtatttttatactccctccgtcccataattatcttcctgtttgaccaaaaacacgaattttaagaaaagtggaatatagtacatgaaaaagtggaataaagtacaaatgatgattgagttgtatggaaaagtggaataaagtacatgtgaaagagaatatagtacatgggaagagtggaatatagtacatgggtggggttttcaattcaattttaattaatatagtacatgagaaagtggggaccttagtagccaaaattagaaactggaagataattttgggacgctcgtttaggaaagcaggaagataattttgggacggagggagtatgatatTATTCATGACATGTTTTAGAAATATGGACCTAAACATTAGATTTCCCCAGACTGGTTTGGAATAAGATTAAACTATTAGAAGAGGTTCCACAATATTCCATACAAATTTGGATTAAATTATACTAAAAATTCAAAGTCCAAAATATTTGACACTGAATATGGAAATGGGAGGTCCAACCAGGTCCATTAATTTCCAGTCCTAATGATCCATCTTTAACTTTTTTATGTTTCTAGATTAATTTTCTCATCCTCAtgttttgaattatttattgcaaCTCTAACCTAGCCCTTTCAAAAAATCAAAGTTGTGAAAACATGATAAAAACCTACGTAACctactattttttttgtttatattGCCAACTGTAATTTGGGGATGACTTGTCATGAAAATTAGATCCTACCTTCCTAACATACTCTTTCTTCACATCTTCCCATGGCAATTTTCCTTGAGGAGAGAATATTGATGCGTTCCAAAGAGCACCCCTTGCAACCATCACAGAGGAGGCACCTATCACATCAAAGCATAATGATAAACAACAATAGAAAACAAGAAAGAGCAATCTCGTAAAAAGATATAGTAGTTGCAGCACAACCTTAGAAGCTATACGCTCACCATCCTCGAATTATCTTCCTATAAAACCCTTAATGAGTTGTCTATATTCAGGTTACCTCAAATTGAATATATAAGCCACCAAAATCTATTTAGTAcaacctctctctctctctctctctctctctctctctctctctctctctctctctctctttctctctcaaacaaacaaacacacCATCAGTGTTGCCCCACCTATGTTTTGTTAAACATTGTGCACAACCTACAAAAACTGTTAGAAACCTACACATGGATGCCCAAACCTAACAGGGACAAAGCGTTTTCAAATTGAtgaacagaaaacaaaatagttgTGTATTATAAGTTTACCTACTATAATACATGAAGGACTCTATTGCCACAACTGTTGCTTACCTAACACCAACAAAATGACCCATCCCCCTCTCTCTTCCCATAAGACCTTACACCACCCGAACCCATTTTCTTTTCTCATAAAACCTTAAACCACCCAAACCATTTCTTAAAGTTTTGGAAATTGATAGTACTTTTGCTACTCCGTTTTTATTACTTTTTATGTTTGTAGATTCTTGTTCCGAGGAGTAATGATTAGGTGTATGAAAAAGGTGGAAAAAGTAAGAGAGATGTAATAAATTAATGGGTAAAGTAGGCGAGAGATGATGAAAAAGTGTAATTCTTATGGGGGAAAAAGGGTAAGATGGTAAAAAAATAATtgtcaaaaatagaataaagtagaagtggatacataaaacattattttttttaaaagcacCTCTTTTTGGAGAGTggatacataaaaaaaaaggagtatTTGTTATCAGCTAGCAAATTTCCTTTAGCATTAGATATCACCTACTTCATTAAACTTTGATCCAAATAGTCTTACTATAAACAAGTTTTTGAAACCTGTAGCAACTTTAATGCGCTGAATATCTTCATAATCAAAGACATCTCCATTCGCTATCACTGGAATTGATAACGCAGAAACCACATCAGCAATCTCATTCCATTTTGCAGGATCCCTTGGTCTATCTAGAACTTTTCTGCAATATATATGAATGAGCAGGATAAGAgaatgaaaagagaaaggaaataaATGAGTGACATAGAAAACAATTGTCTTCACTAGCAATGTGGTCAAGGCCACACTACCATAATGATCAATGCAATTTCAAGAATAAAGCATCAACAAGCAAGCAATAACAGAAGGCTTTGATCACACATGAAATTGTAAGATCTACgatgaaaaaggaaaatagaTGCAAAGCAGGCAAAAACAACCTGCCATGGACAGCAAGGGCAGAAACACCTGTTTTCTCAATTCTTCTTGCCAATTCCACTGTATCAGGAGATGTTCTCAAAAGCCGTATTTTACATGTCACAGGCGTGTTTAGATTCCTTTTTAATGTTGTCAATATCTGAATTCAAAACGGGGGCCATCAAATGTTGTATAATCaccaaaaaataaactaaaagaccAAAGAAGGCAAGTAAAGCGGAATAAGAAGAAAAAACGTTGACTAATTGAGATTGGGACCACTTAATTTTGCAAAACTGGAGAAGTTTTGAATCTTCTGAAAGTAAAATGGCATACATCATGGATGGTCTCTGGCTTTGATAGCAATGCAGCACCCATGCCACCGCTTATAGAAAATGACCTGGGGCAGCCCATATTGATATCAATAGCAGCAACATCATTGCACCTGTGAAGATCGAGGATCCTTGTCAGTAAATCTGTGGTCAACGCATTAGGTATCCTCGTATCATCAAAATACATAGGAATAATCTTTACAGGTAATGAGAGAAGAACCAATGCCAAAAAATTTACTTCTTTTAAGCCTAAGGCACGCGTTGGTACAGTACCAAACTTCACAATCATATTCTGCACTATGAATGAATCTTGTAATTGATATTACGGAGTAGGCAGTGTTTGGTGGTGTGTAACTACTGCTGGACTAGAGAACTTTTTAGAGGATTCTTTTGTTGTATGGCCTACTTTTTACCACATTTTGTGTTTCATTACCTTAACTTGCAACCTCTAAAAcccaaatattaaaattttgttaattaccTTAACTTGCAACCTCTAAAAcccaaatattaaaattttgataCCTATGGAGTTATGGTGGATTCCATCCAAGAATCGTCACATGGGGCACATTcctcacttttttttttattaaattcccCCCATTTTCTCCCCTCACCATGATTTTGTTATACGGAAATAAACATTCACCTAAATTTTCAACATGCAAACCAAAATCATATCCTTCGAAGTTTTAACAACACCTCGTAACAGGTTGGGAGAATAACTTTTAGGTAGTTTTAATCCCATTCGACGTTCATCAGAGGAGAATCAAGCATTTAAAAGATGAAAATGTGAATATATTAATTCTTTAACTGGGGTTTAAACCCAACTTGGTATTTCTTGTAAGTtaacttattttcaaaattcagcCCAATTTACAAAAATTATACTTGTATTTTGTATGTTCATATTGCACCCATTTATTGGCCCAATAGATGTTATAATAGGGTTGTAATGGGTTTTTCTTCATtaaaagaaaaatctaaaattagaGTTCACACACGATTTGGGGTTTTTCCTGAATTGAATACTTTCCTCAATATTAGCCTACTATCTATGTGGTTGTGTTATTGGTAGGTGATAATGTAATGACAATGAATTTACATCTCCGTAGGTTAAAGACACATTACGTTTGGGAAAGATTCATCAAATTACCAATCGGGTATAATGAGCAGGAAGCTCTGTTTCATACTCCTAAAATCAGCAGGATACCAATCAGGGTTGATTATGGAAAAGGTGAGATATGCTAGGGATTGAGCAGAAATTTCATTTGTAAAACTGTTTCGAACTAAGGTTGGGGTTGAAATTGTTTTCTTCACCTGTGGTAGTAATGTTGTACTGGCCACAGGAAATAACTGCATCCATGGGAGATTAGCTATAGAAGCAAACATGGAAAAAAGAAATTTGACAAAGAAAACTTTTGTAAACACCTGGGCTCCTAACAGTCAGAAGGAACAGTTGCGGTAGCAGGAACTTGGCGACGACTCTATTGCTAGGGTAGGAAAGGTGGTACATACCCTACAAACTTTGCATGGTATAGAAGATTCAAACATGGAAAGAAATCTGAGTTCAGGGTACGGTTCCAATGAAATCTTGGAAGAGATATATGGCCCAAGGATCGCGGTCAATGAtacttcttttttaaatgaagGAGGAGTTgcgaaatgtaggatattcacacAAATCCCTACCTGGTGCGCTTTGTACACCTTGGGGAAGACCAAAAGTCACTAAATAGTATTGGTTACATTGACTTACGAAACCAGAGTTAGATCTCTGTCCCAAGAAGCAGTTAGATATTGATGAAATTTGCAAGGTTCCTCGCATTCTAGAACAAATCAATCCTCTCGAATATAACTCCCCTAGAAGAATTCTCACAACAGAAAAGAAGCCGGCAAAGGTCAATCAAACACTTGACCTTGCTACTGTCAGCCCCAAATCTTGCTCTCAACCTCCCAACTTTACAACATCCTTCATTCTTCAAGTCTTGAACCCTCCACTTTTCATTTCATCCCCATCTGACCATCTTTAACTTCTTATTTTGCTCCAGTTCATCCAGGGATCATAACAAACTAATACAGGAGACCCTCTATCGGATGATGTCTTAACAAAGGCTCCTCCTTTTGATGGTTCCACCTCATTGGATAATGGACCCAAGTACCTTCCTCCATTCTCAGAACCCCCAAGAAACATTCAGATTGTTCCCTGAAGACCCGATATCCAAGAATAGAGTGTTAGACATAACCTTAGTTAAGTCTTATAACTCTCTGTCCCGAATAAGATACAGTGGACCAGCGAATTCATATTAAGAAGCACAGGATCAGAAGATGTGACTACGATGGAAGTTACTGGCATTGCCAATTTAGGGATGACGGAACAATGGAAGGGCAGGATATTTTCTGATTTGGTTATGAGTTTTCATCGCCCAACAAATGAAAGAACAAGATGGGGAAGCCTTGCTTCCAACACATCAATCCACTATCTGTTGTGATCAGCCTATGGAATGAAAAGGAGGGAGTCTGCAAGATTTATTCTAATCCGGTAACCACCATGTATAAATGGATTGACAATATTCATGCTTATTATAGTTGAGGCCAGGTCTGCTAATTTTCCCACTAGGCAAACTACGGAAAGGTTGGTTTCGATGATGCAAAAAGACAGAGAATGATTTGgcttttcataaaaaaaacaagttattTCGGATGTACTACAGCACGAGTGGTGTGGACTTTAGTGTTGGAATTTATAGATTGTTTTTGCGGAACTTTTTAAACAAAAGCAACAAGTAGATCGattcaaaaaataatttcaGGAGGAGAACTACTTAAGCCTAATTGAAAATGAAAAAGTTTGACCATGTTTTTACTACACTTTTCACTATACAATCCTATTACCAACTCGGGCAACAGTCATGGGAGGAGCCAGATTGTATTGTGAGGGTTACTTGTACCCTTGgaataaacattttaaaaatcTGATGATTAGTATATAAATATGCTTCAATGTATTGTTAGAAGAGTACTCTAACTCAGTTGATGAATGCAAACGACAATGTGTTAGGAGGTTGTGCATTAAGTAGCGTGTTCAAACTTCCTGACATATGCAGTTTCTCAATTTTCTTTTGGTTTTGcttaactttatttttatttttctcttttcctttGTCACTTGTCTTTTCCTGATTCATTTCAAATTGTTTTTTTCTCcaagttaaaatgaaaaattaaaatgacattgatttatctttaaattttttaaacatACATTACAGACTACATAGTTAGTTATATCCATTTACTATTTAAAATAGTGTATCACTACGTTTGAAGGAAAAATTTAGTACTATATAGGATGTGAAGAATGATACACCTAACTCAAAGAAATTAAGGGAGTTTTAAGCAACCTGGCAATTTGTGTGAGTGCTCATTTAGTTTAGTTCAGAATTTGCTCAGAGGATTATACTCCACAACTTTAGTGCTGCCTAGATTTCAGAGGATGACTACCCTGAAAACCTAAAAGGTACTTTATTTCGAAAAGAAcatcttttattttaatttaaaattctaaaatcaccTAGGCTACCTAAAGAGATACtctttaagagatacacttggtcggacacgggtattaagaaaaagaattgaatgaaataaagtaataaaacaagtggggttgggtagatattttaataagtaaaacaagtggggatcatgtcattttaggggattgagggtggggatggggtgtagatagattatttaattagatggtggggttgataagttactaaaaatggcaagtgtatctcttaaataaatacggccggaaaaggcaagtgtatcccttaaataaatacagagggagtaggaaacaaataaattctaaattatAGGATATTGATAGTTATGGAATTGGATGTAAAGTGAGGACACTAAAATTGATATTAGCTCAAATAGAAGCTATGCCTTTTGACATTGATTCTTGAGTTGACACTTGATAACAATCACAGGAACAGCGTATAGCTTGATGTTTTAGTTCATAAGCTCCTTTAGTTTAAGGATCATATTAGTTTTAATAATTAACTAATAATAGGGATAAAGGGGAATCTTTGTTGTTTCACTTTCATTGATTAGAAGTTTATGGTTAACTTAAAAAGCTTTGAACATGGATGGATATTTACATTTTTATAATGTCATTTTCATTAATCTATCAATTATCTTAATTGTGTATTTatgttaattgattttttagaattttttttattttattttaatatcttattaatttgttgtatctCCGTAATCttgtcttcaaatttcaaatttttttccTAGTCCGACAATCGGATATGCATCGACACCCGTACCCGAGTCCGAGTAACATTGTCCACAAGGTATAGCTACATGATCATACGTGGAAAGatcgaaagaaataaaacacGCAATGCCAATGCCTTAGACTCTTATAGCAGATACAATGCAAAAGTCCACTCACAAAGTCACAATGTCTCTTCAAGAATTTATCCTCTATCTTTCACTCTCTCTCATTCAGAAATTTTATGATCCCAGCAAAATAATCACAACATTGCTAAACTCTACTCTTTGCCTCACTTTTTTAGTACTGGGTGCACGGGAGGCCAATAAAATCCATAGTTCAGGAGCATGAGACAATTTTCTTTCAAATCTTAGGAAGGAGACTCACTAAATCGCCAAGAACCCACTTTAACCATCATAACCCTATTATCCTTTCCTCATAGAACTAATCA
This Spinacia oleracea cultivar Varoflay chromosome 6, BTI_SOV_V1, whole genome shotgun sequence DNA region includes the following protein-coding sequences:
- the LOC110804529 gene encoding uncharacterized protein, whose product is MDYRNKLVLAPMVRVGTLPLRLLAAEYGADITYGEELIDHKLIKCDRIVNGFLGTIDIVERETQSVVFRTCPEEQSRVVFQIGTSDAIRALKAAQLVCNDVAAIDINMGCPRSFSISGGMGAALLSKPETIHDILTTLKRNLNTPVTCKIRLLRTSPDTVELARRIEKTGVSALAVHGRKVLDRPRDPAKWNEIADVVSALSIPVIANGDVFDYEDIQRIKVATGASSVMVARGALWNASIFSPQGKLPWEDVKKEYVRKSILWDNDVKSSKHTLKEMIMHHSGLGLPEGKAVIKSETLADLAKLYGEEDHFQYVNENR